From the Lolium rigidum isolate FL_2022 chromosome 2, APGP_CSIRO_Lrig_0.1, whole genome shotgun sequence genome, one window contains:
- the LOC124691318 gene encoding uncharacterized protein LOC124691318, whose protein sequence is MMAGGFMGKRKELEQVVDGLLDFSLSGPAAKSRRLDPGLPPILEEPHAHSTQYQHEMLGEEISGGVTVPIMEDMVQGAMPCHLSSEDMSLVLYKPVNKPALVGLNIASPSIIVSSDLIRSLKNQPFNQGNCHGLEDNSPERSNCLALVPWAPQRIAVTSNWSTCPPENTEMLEEPMDADETEVTSMDFEEAPQATPGGIDATNLHQWHQHCMTPPSLPNPSAPVMWSW, encoded by the exons ATGATGGCGGGGGGCTTCATGGGGAAgaggaaggagctggagcaggtggTCGACGGCCTCCTCGACTTCTCCCTCTCCGGCCCCGCCGCCAAGAGCCGCAGGCTG GACCCTGGTCTACCACCTATTTTGGAAGAACCACATGCTCATTCAACCCAATATCAACATGAGATGCTGGGAGAGGAAATCAGTGGTGGTGTTACAGTGCCCATTATGGAAGATATGGTACAAGGCGCCATGCCATGCCATCTGTCTAGTGAGGACATGTCACTTGTTTTATACAAACCAGTAAATAAACCTGCCCTCGTAGGTCTCAATATCGCAAGCCCTTCAATCATAGTCAGTTCAGACTTGATACGTAGTCTAAAGA ATCAACCTTTCAATCAAGGGAATTGTCATGGGCTGGAGGACAATTCTCCTGAGCGCAGCAATTGCTTGGCATTGGTTCCTTGGGCGCCACAGCGGATTGCTGTGACATCTAATTGGTCAACTTGCCCACCAGAAAACACAGAAATGCTAGAAGAGCCAATGGATGCTGATGAGACAGAAGTTACTTCCATGGACTTCGAGGAAGCGCCTCAAGCAACTCCTGGGGGAATCGATGCCACGAACCTTCACCAGTGGCACCAGCATTGTATGACCCCACCATCGCTGCCGAACCCATCAGCGCCTGTTATGTGGTCATGGTGA
- the LOC124691319 gene encoding nuclear pore complex protein NUP160, whose amino-acid sequence MAAPAAGSRKIAGTEVPITGSDKVRWIDLTVPSSPSAAPASPADPFVSVPPRAASGCHVVSSGGASQRYLAWRIHEEHQNVLEVIELCASKEFPSSGLRLVFQEALCPFAFMCESEGARRGESVYLLYVLTISGVALLCNLRSPFSYVSGSILSQNDVLEFSLQTHTQSANVTAVQAKPGCLVIGRQDGSICCYSLGKLAPSSPGFSNELRDDAGIGRLWTLVSRTKALGPVQDIDTATVNERELLFALHLDGSLRVWDISSHTKLLNYNVHSNDFEGQPSRVWVGEADDDQELISLAVLHQGTMVPACDRVVVYGFSFGVGERFLLSPEPLVSAIPLLEGKLIDLKISTEKLWILKEVGPMLYEIVQYDSDGEEICSYVLQEDAISEQMFQSSESALDDLVWTADSIFSSMKEHSFSFISSMFLRRLLQPGVNHCSALRETLLEYKRFLSDSEFQSLTTSGLRKEILSIIELEGSSQSASSTAYHWKKFSARYLHKWCENNRPYGLFLDTNREVFGLVRKGSFSLFRCLEGVEQLIYGSSDELGNLEGLEMNLFDDASDTETLIEVLRCMGHINHLLGRSSAAIYYESLISSVISPDEIASQILKILESGFSPQSSSPLITLLGTDAYVERRQMAHKSQRKFSVEMLLSFHKLQSRSTSWSAVFDVIEKFMKCLNTKVTIQEHELKRLCNVNSTILVQATSQVARTMFESAFDLFLFLSYLVGVGGQVSLLQSDVSRIKLKLFPMIQDILGQWIVLHFVGISPTTPPAMEDFSYQLSYLQLGIADEVSLHRKLGSSDFTLACLLDFPKSAEGDHLSACFPSTAEVIDLVRQFISSIMRRNNFDHANSFLGSTINLAAVFVRHGQYEAAQNLLGILDTYLNYARASQTDQDTDIASSARLHLNGFCLLMLAHDEANIVLRESRVHEAIRCFFRAASGQEAPKALKKFSSETGFQIFGECKSISLWRLHYYEWAMQKFEQNSMSEGACQFALAALEQVDSIVDLDNGSEVEGLTETAQMIKGRLWANVFKYSLDLKNFRDAYCAIVSNPDDDSKYVCLRRFIIVLCELGETKVICNGEIPFTGLLEKVEQELFWKAERSDLSSRPNLYKVLYSFEAYRNNWRKAAAYMYRYFVRLSREGDAGGSRQLSHVLQEKLHALSTAINSLQLVEPSCAWLDSVCEADDQTSPSKKPRNHLLMENSAFGTDSELSRLQFCVDIEILEKEYTLTEALYMLNTVNSRSKSHESHSIEALTDILINENLYDLAFTIVLKFWKESGMKRELERVFAAIAQQCCPNRVGNSGRNFTDTQQLLLLPSSEDDARDGGSKTIAVAHQVQGSCQWETLELYLDKYKDLHPRLPVIVAETLLYADPEIELPLWLVQMFKTTKGGNRMISWGMCGKEADPAALFRLYTNYGRHAEAANLLVEYLDSFASSRPVDVLHRKKMSAAWFPYTTIERFWCQLEEMQSAGHSADQCDRLKKLLHGALMKHLQQVVVDSEDVLSSVGGGQGVESQSS is encoded by the exons atggccgcccccgccgccggctcCCGCAAGATAGCGGGCACCGAGGTCCCCATCACGGGCTCGGACAAGGTGCGGTGGATCGACCTAACCGTCCCGTCCTCCccctccgccgcgccggcgagcCCCGCCGACCCGTTCGTCTCCGTGCCCCCGCGCGCTGCCTCGGGGTGCCACGTCGTATCCTCCGGTGGCGCATCCCAACGATACCTTGCCTG GAGGATTCATGAAGAACACCAAAATGTGCTAGAGGTCATTGAACTCTGTGCTTCGAAGGAGTTCCCAAGCTCTGGACTGCGGTTGGTATTCCAGGAGGCTCTATGTCCATTCGCTTTTATGTGTGAAAGTGAG GGTGCCAGGCGAGGCGAATCTGTATATCTTCTATATGTGCTCACTATTTCTGGAGTTGCTCTTCTGTGCAACTTGCGCAGCCCATTTTCCTATGTATCTGGATCAATACTGTCTCAGAATGATGTTCTTGAGTTTAGTCTTCAAACTCACACACAGAGTGCTAACGTTACAGCTGTACAAGCGAAACCAGGGTGTCTAGTAATTGGGCGGCAAGATGGGTCAATCTGCTGTTACAGTCTCGGCAAACTAGCTCCTAGTTCACCAG GTTTCTCAAATGAGCTCCGTGATGATGCTGGAATTGGGCGTTTGTGGACTCTCGTGTCGAG AACAAAGGCTCTGGGGCCTGTACAAGATATAGACACAGCTACTGTAAATGAAAGGGAGCTGTTGTTTGCTCTTCATTTGGATGGAAGTTTGCGTGTATGGGATATTTCTAGTCACACAAAACTTCTTAATTATAACGTTCACTCGAATGATTTTGAAG GGCAACCCTCTAGGGTATGGGTTGGTGAGGCTGATGATGATCAAGAGCTGATATCTTTGGCTGTTCTCCATCAAGGCACTATG GTTCCAGCTTGTGATCGTGTTGTTGTATATGGCTTCAGTTTTGGTGTTGGTGAAAGGTTCTTGCTGTCTCCTGAACCTTTGGTTTCTGCTATACCTTTGCTGGAG GGGAAGCTCATTGATTTGAAAATAAGCACAGAAAAGCTTTGGATTCTTAAAGAAGTGGGACCAATGCTGTATGAAATAGTGCAGTATGACTCTGATGG TGAggaaatatgttcatatgtgctaCAAGAAGATGCTATCAGTGAGCAAATGTTCCAAAGTTCTGAAAGTGCACTGGATGATTTGGTTTGGACTGCTGATTCAATATTCTCATCTATGAAG GAGCATAGTTTCAGTTTTATCTCGTCAATGTTTCTGCGGAGGCTGCTGCAACCAGGAGTGAACCACTGTTCTGCTCTTCGTGAAACCTTACTGGAGTATAAAAGGTTTCTATCTGATTCGGAGTTCCAATCATTAACTACTAGTGGGCTACGGAAAGAAATACTATCCATTATAGAACTCGAG GGAAGTTCACAGTCCGCAAGTTCTACTGCTTATCACTGGAAAAAGTTTTCTGCACGGTATCTCCATAAATGGTGCGAGAACAATAGGCCATATGGGTTGTTTCTTGATACGAACCGCGAGGTGTTTGGTTTAGTTAGAAAGGGTTCATTTTCTCTCTTCCGTTGTTTGGAGGGTGTGGAGCAACTTATTTATG GTTCCTCTGATGAACTGGGAAATCTGGAAGGCCTCGAAATGAACTTATTTGATGATGCATCTGATACTGAAACCCTTATTGAAGTTCTCAGGTGCATGGGCCATATAAACCATTTGCTTGGGAGGTCTTCTGCTGCAATATATTACGAGTCCCTCATCAGTTCTGTTATATCACCAGATGAAATTGCTTCTCAGATATTAAAGATTCTAGAGAGTGGTTTTAGTCCTCAATCTTCGTCTCCCCTCATTACATTACTTGGAACAGATGCTTATGTAGAAAGAAGGCAGATGGCCCACAAAAGCCAAAGGAAGTTTTCTGTTGAGATGCTGCTATCTTTCCATAAGTTGCAATCAAGATCCACATCCTGGTCAGCAGTATTTGATGTGATCGAGAAGTTCATGAAGTGTTTGAATACGAAGGTCACCATACAAGAGCATGAATTGAAAAGACTTTGTAATGTAAATTCTACGATATTGGTTCAGGCTACTTCACAGGTTGCAAGAACCATGTTTGAGTCTGCTTTTGATCTATTTCTGTTCCTCAGTTATCTGGTTGGTGTTGGTGGTCAG GTATCATTGCTGCAAAGCGATGTTTCCAGGATAAAACTGAAGTTGTTTCCAATGATTCAAGACATATTGGGCCAGTGGATTGTTCTCCATTTTGTAGGAATTTCACCAACCACGCCACCAGCCATGGAGGATTTCAGCTATCAACTTTCTTACCTCCAGCTAG GTATAGCTGATGAGGTATCTTTGCACAGAAAGCTTGGATCCTCTGATTTTACATTGGCTTGTTTGCTTGATTTTCCTAAATCTGCTGAAGGGGATCATCTGTCAGCTTGTTTTCCTAGTACGGCCGAGGTGATCGACTTGGTCAGGCAATTTATCAGTTCGATTATGCGCAGAAATAATTTTGACCATGCAAACAGCTTCTTGGGTTCCACAATAAATCTGGCAGCAGTTTTCGTCCGACATGGTCAATATGAAGCTGCTCAG AATCTTCTGGGCATTCTTGATACATACTTGAACTACGCGAGAGCATCCCAAACTGACCAGGATACGGATATTGCATCTTCGGCTCGCCTACATCTCAATGgattttgccttttgatgcttgcACATGATGAAGCAAACATAGTTTTGAGAGAATCCAGGGTCCATGAAGCTATCAGATGCTTCTTCAG AGCTGCATCTGGGCAAGAAGCTCCAAAGGCGTTGAAGAAGTTCTCTTCAGAAACAGGGTTTCAAATTTTCG GGGAGTGTAAATCTATTTCCTTATGGAGGCTTCATTACTACGAGTGGGCAATGCAAAAATTTGAGCAGAACTCCATGAGTGAGGGAGCATGCCAGTTTGCTCTTGCTGCTCTTGAACAAGTTGATAGCATTGTTGATTTGGACAATGGAAGTGAAGTTGAGGGTCTCACAGAAACTGCACAGATGATTAAAGGACGACTATGGGCCAATGTATTCAAGTATAGCTTGGATTTGAAAAACTTCCGAGATGCCTATTGCGCTATAGTCTCAAATCCAGATGATGACAGCAAGTATGTCTGTTTGAGGCGTTTCATCATAGTTCTTTGTGAGCTTGGCGAGACTAAG GTCATCTGTAATGGTGAGATACCATTTACTGGTTTGTTGGAAAAAGTGGAGCAAGAACTCTTCTGGAAG GCTGAGCGCTCAGATCTATCTTCTAGACCAAATCTATACAAAGTCCTTTATTCATTTGAAGCCTATAGGAACAATTGGAGGAAAGCAGCTGCATACATGTACAGGTATTTTGTTAGATTGAGTAGAGAGGGGGATGCAGGTGGAAGCCGCCAACTTTCTCATGTATTACAAGAGAAGCTGCATGCTCTGTCTACTGCTATCAACTCGTTGCAGCTTGTTGAACCCTCATGTGCCTGGCTCGATTCAGTTTGTGAAGCTGATGATCAAACTTCACCAAGCAAAAAGCCTCGTAATCATCTTTTGATGGAGAACT CTGCGTTTGGCACAGATTCAGAGCTCTCTAGATTGCAGTTTTGTGTTGACATCGAAATTCTTGAAAAGGAATATACACTAACAGAAGCACTTTATATGCTTAACACTGTAAATTCTAGATCCAAATCTCACG AAAGCCATTCTATTGAAGCCCTGACGGACATTCTTATAAATGAGAATTTGTATGACCTGGCATTCACCATTGTACTGAAATTTTGGAAGGAGTCAGGAATGAAAAG AGAATTGGAACGTGTCTTTGCAGCCATTGCACAGCAGTGCTGCCCGAACAGAGTAGGCAACTCAGG GAGAAATTTTACTGACACCCAACAACTGCTACTGCTACCTTCTTCTGAGGATGATGCACGGGATGGCGGTAGCAAGACCATTGCTGTGGCCCATCAAGTGCAGGGAAGTTGCCAGTGGGAAACTCTTGAACTATATTTG GATAAATATAAAGATTTGCATCCGAGGTTGCCTGTTATTGTTGCTGAAACACTTCTTTACGCTGATCCTGAGATTGAGCTACCTCTTTGGCTGGTTCAGATGTTCAAG ACTACCAAGGGTGGAAATAGGATGATTTCATGGGGAATGTGCGGCAAAGAGGCAGATCCAGCTGCATTGTTTCGACTGTATACAAATTATGGCCGGCATGCAGAAGCAGCCAACTTATTGGTGGAGTACCTGGATTCTTTTGCATCATCG AGACCGGTGGACGTGCTCCACCGCAAAAAGATGTCTGCCGCCTGGTTTCCGTACACCACAATCGAGAGGTTTTGGTGTCAGCTTGAAGAGATGCAAAGTGCTGGCCATAGCGCCGATCAGTGTGATAGACTCAAGAAGTTGCTGCATGGAGCCCTGATGAAGCACTTGCAACAA GTGGTTGTCGATTCAGAAGACGTGCTGTCATCTGTTGGAGGGGGTCAAGGAGTGGAGAGCCAAAGCAGCTGA